In one Bradyrhizobium cosmicum genomic region, the following are encoded:
- the rplP gene encoding 50S ribosomal protein L16, giving the protein MMQPKKTKFRKAHKGRIHGVASSGATLAFGQFGLKATEPERVTARQIEAARRALTRHMKRAGRVWIRVFPDVPVSKKPAEVRMGSGKGSPELWVARVKPGRVLFEIDGVNTQTAREALTLAAAKLPIKTRFVERIAE; this is encoded by the coding sequence ATGATGCAACCTAAGAAAACGAAGTTCCGGAAGGCGCATAAGGGCCGTATCCACGGCGTTGCGTCCTCGGGCGCGACGTTGGCGTTCGGCCAGTTCGGCCTGAAGGCGACCGAGCCTGAGCGCGTCACCGCGCGCCAGATCGAAGCCGCTCGCCGCGCGCTGACCCGCCACATGAAGCGCGCCGGCCGCGTCTGGATCCGCGTGTTCCCCGACGTTCCGGTGTCGAAGAAGCCGGCCGAAGTCCGCATGGGCTCCGGCAAGGGTTCGCCGGAACTGTGGGTCGCGCGCGTCAAGCCGGGCCGGGTGCTGTTCGAGATCGACGGCGTCAACACCCAGACGGCGCGTGAAGCTCTGACCCTGGCGGCCGCCAAGCTGCCGATCAAGACGCGCTTCGTCGAGCGCATTGCGGAGTAA
- the rplN gene encoding 50S ribosomal protein L14, with the protein MIQMQTNLDVADNSGARRVMCIKVLGGSKRRYATIGDIIVVSIKEAIPRGKVKKGDVMKAVVVRVRKDIRRADGSVIRFDRNAAVLINNQSEPVGTRIFGPVPRELRAKNHMKIISLAPEVL; encoded by the coding sequence ATGATTCAGATGCAGACCAACCTCGACGTGGCCGACAATTCTGGCGCACGCCGTGTCATGTGTATCAAGGTGCTCGGAGGCTCCAAGCGCCGCTACGCCACGATCGGCGACATCATCGTCGTCTCGATCAAGGAAGCGATTCCGCGTGGCAAGGTGAAGAAGGGCGACGTGATGAAGGCCGTCGTGGTGCGCGTCCGCAAGGACATCCGCCGCGCCGACGGTTCGGTGATCCGCTTCGACCGCAACGCCGCCGTTCTGATCAACAATCAGTCCGAGCCGGTCGGCACCCGTATCTTCGGGCCCGTGCCGCGCGAGCTGCGCGCCAAGAACCACATGAAGATCATTTCGCTCGCGCCGGAGGTGCTGTGA
- the rplE gene encoding 50S ribosomal protein L5 — MAEAAYTPRLRAEYDAKIRTEMTEKFGYENVMQVPRLDKVVLNMGVGDSVNDRKKAETAATELTQIAGQKAIVTYSRVAIATFKLRENQPIGCKVTLRKARMYEFIDRLVTVALPRVRDFRGLNPKSFDGRGNYSLGIKEHIIFPEIDFDKVTEARGMDITVCTTAKTDEEARALLTAFNFPFRQ, encoded by the coding sequence ATGGCTGAGGCCGCTTACACGCCGCGCCTGCGCGCGGAATACGACGCGAAGATCCGCACGGAGATGACCGAGAAGTTCGGTTATGAGAACGTGATGCAGGTTCCGCGCCTGGACAAGGTCGTGCTGAACATGGGCGTTGGCGATTCCGTCAACGACCGCAAGAAGGCCGAGACCGCCGCCACCGAGCTGACCCAGATCGCCGGCCAGAAGGCGATCGTGACCTATTCGCGTGTCGCGATCGCGACCTTCAAGCTGCGTGAAAACCAGCCGATCGGCTGCAAGGTCACGCTGCGCAAGGCCCGCATGTACGAGTTCATCGATCGCCTGGTGACGGTCGCGCTGCCGCGCGTTCGCGACTTCCGCGGCCTGAACCCGAAGAGCTTCGACGGCCGCGGCAACTACTCGCTCGGCATCAAGGAACACATCATTTTCCCCGAGATCGACTTCGACAAGGTCACGGAAGCCCGCGGTATGGACATCACCGTCTGCACCACGGCCAAGACCGACGAAGAGGCGAGGGCCTTGTTGACCGCTTTCAATTTCCCGTTCCGGCAGTGA
- the rplX gene encoding 50S ribosomal protein L24 yields the protein MAAKIRKGDKVVVLTGRDKGRTGEVFEVRPDAGTALVRGINVVKRHQKQTQAQEGGIISKEAPIQLSNIAYVGKDGKPTRVGFKILADGKKVRIAKSSGAEIDG from the coding sequence ATGGCCGCGAAGATCCGCAAGGGCGACAAGGTCGTCGTGCTGACCGGTCGCGACAAGGGGCGCACCGGCGAAGTGTTCGAAGTGCGTCCCGACGCCGGCACGGCGCTGGTGCGTGGCATCAACGTGGTCAAGCGTCACCAGAAGCAGACGCAGGCCCAGGAGGGCGGCATCATCTCGAAAGAGGCGCCGATCCAACTGTCCAACATCGCGTATGTCGGCAAGGATGGAAAGCCGACCCGCGTCGGATTCAAGATTCTGGCGGACGGCAAGAAGGTCCGCATCGCCAAGAGCTCGGGAGCTGAGATCGATGGCTGA
- the rpsN gene encoding 30S ribosomal protein S14, whose product MAKKSSIEKNNRRKRMTKNAAPKRARLKAIIADKTLPMEERFAATLKLAEMPRNSSATRIRLRCELSGRSRSNYRKTKLSRIAMRDLGSKGMVPGLVKSSW is encoded by the coding sequence ATGGCAAAGAAGAGTTCAATCGAGAAGAACAACCGGCGCAAGCGGATGACGAAGAACGCCGCTCCGAAGCGCGCGCGGTTGAAGGCGATCATCGCCGACAAGACGCTGCCGATGGAGGAGCGGTTCGCCGCCACCCTGAAGCTCGCGGAAATGCCGCGCAACTCGTCGGCGACCCGCATCCGTCTGCGCTGCGAGCTGTCGGGCCGTTCGCGCTCGAACTACCGCAAGACCAAACTGTCCCGCATCGCGATGCGCGACCTTGGCTCCAAGGGCATGGTCCCGGGCCTCGTGAAGTCCAGCTGGTAA
- the rpsQ gene encoding 30S ribosomal protein S17, which translates to MPKRTLQGVVVSDKQAKTIVVRVDRRFTHPIYKKTIRRSKNYHAHDESNEFKPGDMVWIEESKPISKLKRWVVIRGEHKKSA; encoded by the coding sequence ATGCCGAAACGTACTTTGCAAGGCGTGGTCGTCAGCGACAAGCAGGCCAAGACCATCGTGGTGCGCGTCGATCGCCGCTTCACGCATCCGATCTACAAGAAGACGATCCGCCGTTCGAAGAACTATCACGCGCACGACGAGAGCAACGAGTTCAAGCCGGGCGACATGGTGTGGATCGAGGAATCGAAGCCGATTTCGAAGTTGAAGCGCTGGGTCGTGATCCGGGGCGAACACAAGAAAAGCGCCTGA
- the rpmC gene encoding 50S ribosomal protein L29, with protein MAQMKIEDIRAMSPDQQDDAILNLKKERFNLRFQRATGQLENTSRLREARRDIARIKTIAAQKRAKEQ; from the coding sequence ATGGCCCAGATGAAGATCGAAGACATCCGCGCGATGAGCCCTGACCAGCAGGATGACGCCATCCTGAACCTGAAGAAGGAGCGCTTCAACCTGCGCTTCCAGCGCGCCACCGGGCAGCTCGAGAACACCTCGCGCCTGCGCGAGGCTCGCCGCGACATCGCCCGCATCAAGACCATCGCCGCGCAGAAGCGCGCGAAAGAGCAGTAA